The DNA sequence TCCGTGGGATCGCAGACTATTGTGACTCCCATAAGAATGACCTGTGGCATGGGTACGCCGCAGCTACTGCAGCAGCATACGCTCGCCAGCTCATTCTCCATATGCCAACATATAGTCGCTTGAGGTCGGTATGTGCAACCTGGACATAGTATGCAACGGGAAAGTCCTAATGACATTGATTCAGTGACGATATGTCGCCCAATAGCCCGGTGGCTAACACAGCATCGCCGAGCCAGATAGCCCCTTTGGCGCACTTATTCCAACAGATGCAAACACTGCGACTAACGGCTTCTCGCCTCAAGCCGTCCATAAGTGACCGGCGGAAGGAACTTGTTGCCTGGATTGGTGGTACAGTGACAGATGACGAGTATCACGCAGCTCTATCGGCGCAAATACCCGGCACATGCCGTTGGATCTTACAGCGCACCCAGTTCAAAGCATGGGCAGCCTTGACTTCTGAAGTCTCAAAGGTGCTTTGGATTCGTGGAGGTCCGGGATGTGGCAAAACCATTTTGACTGCGAGCATCATACGGCATGTCACAAGTTTACACTCAACCCGCTCAATTCCAGCAGCGTATTTCTTCTGCCGGGACGAGGACGATCGAAAGCGAGATCTAAACGAGATTGCACGCTCCTGGGTTCAGCAAATAGTGAACAAAATGGATGACGCAGTAAGTATGGTATACCCGCTATGTGAGCAAAACAAATCGCGGGCGGCCACCATGATGGAAATTTGGGACATATTGTACCGAGTATGTCATGGCATACATAATTGTATGCTCTTTCTGGACGGGTTGGACGAGTGTGTAATATCGGGTGATCCATGGCATCAAGATAAGGCAAGCTTTCTTGCGCGCCTATGGAGAACAATAAGTGGAACAACAGCAAGAGTCCTCATATCCAGCAGAAGTGATACAGAGATCCATTCTCAATTTCTCTCAGCCAGCCAGGATACAATCACTTTCCTTGAGCACAACATCGCCATTGAGGACACCGCACAGGATATCATTGACTACTCAACTAGCATTGTTAACGAAAGACTTGGGGTAAATAAAGACCAGGACTTTATTTCCGAGATTTCCAAGGATGTTGCCCGCAAATGTGATGGCATGTTTTTGTGGGTACGGCTTATGGGGAAACAACTTTTTCCcggaaagaataaaaatcaaATTCGACGCACATTGGATAGTATGCCACAAGGATTGGAGCAAACGTATCGAAGAGAGATACACTCTATTATAAATCTTGGCATTAGTGAAAAGACGTGGGCCATTGGAATCCTCCGGTGGACATATTTTGCTGCCCGCCCCCTCACTGTGCGAGAGTTAACAGAGGCACTACTCACAGAAACCAATACCTTGACCACATTTCCATTCCATGAGATGCCGGATACATGGGACGAATACTACGTCAATGATCAAATACGAAGATACTGCCAGTCCCTAATCGATATACGGGGCTCTCCTGCAGCTAGCATCACAACTCATACAGTTCACTTCATACACACATCAGTGAAGGAATTCCTTTCTCAGACAAGCATGTGTGCGATGGACCAAGGCTTTTCGTTCTCAGAAGTGGCAAAAGAGCATGAGCTACTCGCTAGAACCTGTCTCACATACCTTTGTCTCGATGACGTTGCCGTGGATGATCCGTATGACTTGCGCACCTTACAAGACATAAAGGAGACGTTCCAATTTTTGGAATATGCATCCTTGTGTTGGTATGACCATATGTCTCGAAGTGAAAATGGTCATTGGAGATTAGAACAGTTTATTCGAGTGTTGTTCGATCCATCTTCGACTCGCTGGATGATGTGGTCAGAAATGATTAGCCAAAATCTATGGCCAGGTTCTACTCTGCATCCAATTAAAGAGCATAACGGGCCTACTCCTCTCCCTATAGTATCATGTCTTGGCTTGTTGGATACCGTGAAATGGCTCCTCTCCCTCGGCTCGGATATTGATGCGACGGTAGGGAGGTTCGGCTCCACACTGCATTCTGCTGCCGCGCGATGCCAAAAGAATACCGCCCAGTTTCTGCTGGAAAATGGTGCTGATAGGAATAAGCAAGGCGGGATGTATGGCTATCCTATTGtggcagctgcagctgcggCCAAGTATAATCCTCGGGAGTCGGCAGACATCGTGGATATGCTTCTCAAAGCCGGAGCGGATATTTCCTGCCGTGACCAAACAGGGTGTAGTGCGCTTCATCATACTGCAGCTGTGGGATCTGAAGAAACCTTAAGTATCCTTCTTCGGAATGGAGCCACAGTTGACGATCATAATGGTCGCCAACGTACGCCGCTATTTTTTGCCGCAGCGCACGGCCATAAGTTGATCACAGAACTTCTCATCCAAAGAGGGGCTGAAGTGTCTACCAGAGATGTACACAACCGAACACCACTTTTTGCCGCTATTCAAAATGGTCATATACCTATTGTTGAGGTCCTGACTAAACATGGTGTCGATGTAAGGACACAAGACAACGATGGCCTCACACCGCTACATATTGCGGTAGAGTTAGGCCACTCGCAGATGGTTGATCTTCTGCTCCGCCATGGAGCGGATGCAAATGCTGCCGACAAGGATGGAGAGACACCAGTCTATGTCGCAGCGCTCGGCGGGCACAATACAATTCTTCAAAATTTGATCCGGCACCAGGGACAAGTCAACTGCAAGGATTCCCTCGAGGCATGGACGCCATTGCACGCAGCCTGTGCAGAGGCAAAAGAGGCCACCACCGTACAGCTCCTGTTAGATAATGGAGCGGAGGTGGATGCTGCTGATAGCCATGGGGCTACCCCGTTGTTTTATGCTGCTGAAAATGGTTCTCCAGCTATTATCGAACTTCTTATTCAATACGGTGCACAGGTAAACGCAACAAAGGAAGATGGTCTGACGCCAATACATGCCGCGCTTGGAGGAGTACAACCGTTGGCAGTTGAGGCTCTATTAAAGCATGGAGGATGTAATCTTACCAGTGACGACTGTGTCTCTCTACGTGGGAATAGTCCGTTGATGGTCGCAATCatgaaggaagaatatcACCCTGTTGTCCAACCCCTTGTTAGAGCTGGTGTGTGGGTGAACTCTCGCAATACTGCGGGGCTAGCACCTATACATCTCGCTACACTGGTTGGAGATGTGGGAATCCTTGAACTTCTCTTAGAGAATAATGCGGCCGTGAACGCTTTGGCTGATAAAGGCTTCACGCCATTACATCTTGCTGTAAGCGAGGGGAAACGGGATATCATTCAGTTATTAATAGATAGTAATGCGGCCATAAACGCTTTAACTGATGAAGGTTTGACGCCATTACATGTTGCTGTAATGGGGGGGAAACGGGATATCGTTCAGTTATTACTAGACAATGGTGCGGATGTGAATGCAGAGAAGAATGGGATAACACCGATATATCGAGCTATTCACAACAAGGACGAGCTCATTACTACAAGCCTCATTCGACATGGCGCTGAGGTAGATGCACCACTGGCGTTGGCAATCAAACaaggtgatgaggatatAGTTCGATTTATCCTCCAGCATGGGCCAGAAATTGGTCCAGAATATCTGATCTATGGTAACCGTTCTGGGCATGATCACATTTTGCAGCTTATGGTAGAGCACTTTCTTGCAAAGGACGCCATTGACTAGATAGCACCTTTTATGTGGGATGACATGATGTCGAATAATACTTAGATAAATTGCTTAACATTGTACTACACATGATAATTGACCTCTATTGATTATATCAGTTTCATAAGAGGCCCTATAAATACTGTGGCCCCACTAAATCCAGGCCTATAGGCTTTACCCAAACTTAAAACAGAATTCTAAAAGACTATCTTATTTCTTTGGAAGAGCTGCTGTGACAGATCACGGACCCGGAGAAGGTGCCTGAGAGGGAAAAGGCGGCCAGAGGACACGTCAGGCATGCCGGGGTTGTAATGGTGCAATGAGTAAAGTTAAATGGGTTGAGCAAACAGGGTGACTACTAAACCTAACAAAaagaatacatacaacaagagggattcgctggtggtccTAACACGTACACCAAACACTGCTGTTCCCATCCATACTGTTGCAGAGCCGTTGATGTTCAGGGCCGAGGCATCGTATCTCCTGATAGACTGCCTAGGAGGGCTGGGAAGATGCTTGACGTGGGCCTTCTcgttcctttttttccccatTATTCTCGTCAGATTTGCCCTGATAAGCAGAAATTCGGCTAATATCTGAACTAGGACATGGATGGTCTCTCGTGGGGCCCGTCAttttatcttcctctcccgCAATGGTGCTGACAAACCTGAAGCAGCTGCAGGAGTTACATGAACTCACTCGGTCCCAACATCTAGACTTGACAGTGCAGGTGGTTCGTGGTGATATCTCCATTGGAGACGATATCAGCCGGGCCATTTCCTGTGCCACCAAGCTTATTAAGGGAGTGGTTCAAGCTGCCATGGTACTCAAGGTACGATTTATCATTCCGCTTTACCCATGCAGAATGCAGCCCTAATTATGTCCTTTTCTGGGAACAGGACACCCTTTTTACGGAAATGTCGCTGGCTCGGTTCAAACAGGTCTTACATCCCGAAATGCTGGGTACCATACACTTGCGTGAGTCACTTCAAGGACATGATCCCGACTTCTTTCTTATGCGGCCAAATCGAGGGAGGCCAAGCGGCTAGGGGATGCAACTAGTGTATTGGCATTacgaagaaacaaagggTGTCTTGACACATATGCAGGGGGACAGGCAGTGATACCACCATACTAGATTATACCATACAGCCTGGTAATGTCTGGTCATAGGGACCTCAGTGAAAACACAATGGATTGCCAAAATGCTCCTCCAACCCGCTCCGTGCAAGGTAGTATCGACCACGCTTATGTGTCGCTCTTTGTGCTTCCTCCAACTTCATTCTATTCGCTCTCCTTTTAGCCCAATTGTACAGTTTTCTTTCGTTGTCTTTCACTCCTTTTCtgatttgcttttctcttctgctttttgCGGCTTACTGGTTCCGACTTCCGTTAAATCGCCATGTCCTGGCCTCGGATTGGGGCCTATGCCCTGCTGGCTTTTGTGGCAATCATGGCCCTGAATGTCACCTATCAATTCCTGTTTCGCATGCTGAACAAGACTAGGCCGCCTCTGGTCTTCCACTGGATCCCATTCATCGGCAGCACAATCCACTATGGAACGGATCCGTAcgggttcttcttttcctgtcgCGAGAAGGTAAGAAACACCCATGCTACTGCTGTGTGATGGTGGCTAGCTAATAGGGAGGCGATTTCAAATAATCTAGTACGGCGACATCTTTACCTTTATTCTCCTAGGACGTCCCACCACAGTGTACCTGGGCACGCAGGGCAACGAATTCATCCTCAATGGCAAGCTGAAAGACGTGAACGCGGAGGAGGTGTACAGCCCCTTGACAACGCCAGTATTCGGGTCGGATGTGGTTTATGATTGCCCCAATTCCAAGCTCATtgaacagaagaagttcaTCAAATTCGGTCTCTCCCAGGCTGCGCTGGAGGCTCACGTGCcgttgattgagaaggaggtcgaggacTATCTTGCCATGTCCCCCAATTTCCACGGAACATCGGGGGAGGTGGATATCCCAGCGGCTATGGCGGAGATCACTATCTTTACTGCAGGAAGCGCTTTgcagggagaggaagtgCGGTCTAAACTCACGACAGAGTTTGCGGTTCTCTACCACGATTTGGATAAGGGGTTTACCCCGATTAACTTCATGCTACCCTGGGCCCCCCTCCCGCATAATAAGAAACGCGATGCTGCCCATGCTCGGATGCGTGCTATCTACATTGATATTATCAACAAGCGGCGAAATGCCGGTGACAACGTCCCGGAGAAGTTAGATATGATTGGAAACTTGATGCAGTGCACCTACAAGAACGGACAGCCATTGCCGGATAAAGAGATTGCCCACATCATGATCACGCTGCTGATGGCTGGCCAGcactcctcatcttcaattAGTTCCTGGATCATGCTGCGCCTGGCCTCCCAGCCCGCGGTCGTCGAGGAACTCTACCAAGAGCAGCTGGCCAACCTCGAGCGCACGGGTCCTAACGGCAGTCTGGCTCCGCTACAATACAAGGACTTCGACAACCTCCCGCTACACCAAAATGTGATCCGAGAGACCCTCCGTCTTCATTCGTCCATTCACTCCCTCCTGCGCAAAGTCAAGAACCCGCTCCCGGTTCCTGGCACGCCCTACGTTATTCCTACCTCCCATGTCTTGCTCGCCGCACCAGGAGTCACAGCCCTGAGCGATGAATATTTCCCCAATGCCATGGCATGGGACCCGCACCGGTGGGAAACACAGGCACCTCAGGAAAACAATAAGGATGACATAGTCGACTACGGATACGGCGCAATGTCCAAGGGCACTTCCAGTCCATATCTCCCCTTTGGAGCGGGACGCCACCGCTGCATCGGGGAGAAATTTGCCTATCTTAATCTGGCTGTGATTGTGGCCACTATGGTGCGTCACCTGCGGTTTTCAAACCTGGATGGACAGACAGGTGTACCTGACACCGATTATTCATCGCTTTTTTCGGGGCCGATGAAGCCTGCACGAATCCGCTGGGAACGTCGGGCTGCAAAATCGGGATAATCGATTATCTCGAGAACCAATCCAGCGCTCATAGGTGTATTCGCTTTTAGACGCCTCATGCGTTATGATGAGCTATGCCGGACGTGAGAGAGTAAAATTTCCTTCTAAATgggtattttatttttttttatcatttcACATACCAATCAGTTAATCAGTATATAATGTAATTGATAATCCCCAGTGGGGTATCTAGCTGTATCTAGGCAAAACCTCATTGAACTAAAGCATCTCTAATCTCTTTGTCGCACAGTAATATTCATTGAAAATAAATCCCAGGGGTGCAGTACGTAGGGTAGATTTGTtacattttccttctgtttATGTGTGAATTTCCTTTCGGCCTCGTTCTATAGTGCACTGCCTCACAAAGGAATGACACTATCCACTTGCCTGCATATCCCCTT is a window from the Aspergillus oryzae RIB40 DNA, chromosome 6 genome containing:
- a CDS encoding cytochrome P450 (cytochrome P450) gives rise to the protein MSWPRIGAYALLAFVAIMALNVTYQFLFRMLNKTRPPLVFHWIPFIGSTIHYGTDPYGFFFSCREKYGDIFTFILLGRPTTVYLGTQGNEFILNGKLKDVNAEEVYSPLTTPVFGSDVVYDCPNSKLIEQKKFIKFGLSQAALEAHVPLIEKEVEDYLAMSPNFHGTSGEVDIPAAMAEITIFTAGSALQGEEVRSKLTTEFAVLYHDLDKGFTPINFMLPWAPLPHNKKRDAAHARMRAIYIDIINKRRNAGDNVPEKLDMIGNLMQCTYKNGQPLPDKEIAHIMITLLMAGQHSSSSISSWIMLRLASQPAVVEELYQEQLANLERTGPNGSLAPLQYKDFDNLPLHQNVIRETLRLHSSIHSLLRKVKNPLPVPGTPYVIPTSHVLLAAPGVTALSDEYFPNAMAWDPHRWETQAPQENNKDDIVDYGYGAMSKGTSSPYLPFGAGRHRCIGEKFAYLNLAVIVATMVRHLRFSNLDGQTGVPDTDYSSLFSGPMKPARIRWERRAAKSG
- a CDS encoding uncharacterized protein (ankyrin), whose product is MSSPRRHQDYAIGWICPLPVEQTVALLMLDETHDRLPQQPADQNIYTLGSIDDHNIVIAGLHQPGNSPAATVVTQMRNTFPNIHYVLLVGIGGGVPVRTESDWVRLGDVVVCKPIGEYPGVVQYDTDKAEVGQFKRIGALPPPPVVLLQAAQDMEVKRSLLKTQDDPIAKCLQRIPSDIPALKKYLYPGFATDRLYHNDYIHKQPGVPCDECKCDLSRLRRREDPKNTNPKYIRVHRGVIASGGMVIKDANQRDNLAGKYGVLCFETEAAGTLADLPALVIRGIADYCDSHKNDLWHGYAAATAAAYARQLILHMPTYSRLRSVCATWTYDDMSPNSPVANTASPSQIAPLAHLFQQMQTLRLTASRLKPSISDRRKELVAWIGGTVTDDEYHAALSAQIPGTCRWILQRTQFKAWAALTSEVSKVLWIRGGPGCGKTILTASIIRHVTSLHSTRSIPAAYFFCRDEDDRKRDLNEIARSWVQQIVNKMDDAVSMVYPLCEQNKSRAATMMEIWDILYRVCHGIHNCMLFLDGLDECVISGDPWHQDKASFLARLWRTISGTTARVLISSRSDTEIHSQFLSASQDTITFLEHNIAIEDTAQDIIDYSTSIVNERLGVNKDQDFISEISKDVARKCDGMFLWVRLMGKQLFPGKNKNQIRRTLDSMPQGLEQTYRREIHSIINLGISEKTWAIGILRWTYFAARPLTVRELTEALLTETNTLTTFPFHEMPDTWDEYYVNDQIRRYCQSLIDIRGSPAASITTHTVHFIHTSVKEFLSQTSMCAMDQGFSFSEVAKEHELLARTCLTYLCLDDVAVDDPYDLRTLQDIKETFQFLEYASLCWYDHMSRSENGHWRLEQFIRVLFDPSSTRWMMWSEMISQNLWPGSTLHPIKEHNGPTPLPIVSCLGLLDTVKWLLSLGSDIDATVGRFGSTLHSAAARCQKNTAQFLLENGADRNKQGGMYGYPIVAAAAAAKYNPRESADIVDMLLKAGADISCRDQTGCSALHHTAAVGSEETLSILLRNGATVDDHNGRQRTPLFFAAAHGHKLITELLIQRGAEVSTRDVHNRTPLFAAIQNGHIPIVEVLTKHGVDVRTQDNDGLTPLHIAVELGHSQMVDLLLRHGADANAADKDGETPVYVAALGGHNTILQNLIRHQGQVNCKDSLEAWTPLHAACAEAKEATTVQLLLDNGAEVDAADSHGATPLFYAAENGSPAIIELLIQYGAQVNATKEDGLTPIHAALGGVQPLAVEALLKHGGCNLTSDDCVSLRGNSPLMVAIMKEEYHPVVQPLVRAGVWVNSRNTAGLAPIHLATLVGDVGILELLLENNAAVNALADKGFTPLHLAVSEGKRDIIQLLIDSNAAINALTDEGLTPLHVAVMGGKRDIVQLLLDNGADVNAEKNGITPIYRAIHNKDELITTSLIRHGAEVDAPLALAIKQGDEDIVRFILQHGPEIGPEYLIYGNRSGHDHILQLMVEHFLAKDAID